A stretch of Acidimicrobiales bacterium DNA encodes these proteins:
- the dnaE gene encoding DNA polymerase III subunit alpha: protein MGDSFTHLHVHTEYSMLDGASRLDDVIHAAAVDGQPALGITDHGNMYGVLDFYRGCRDQGIKPIIGTEVYLAHESRDERPSRRGKADDSGGDTGGGRKLYYHAILLAESDVGYKNLIQLSSKAFLEGYHYKPRADWDLLEQYHEGLIITSGCLGGHVLQSLMQGQEQVALEQAARFQDIFGRDNFFIEMQDHGIPEQRRTNPMLLEIAKKIGAPLLATNDSHYTHQHDAEAHDALLCVQTGSLLADTDRFKFHGDQHYLKTAGEMRRLFEEVPSACDNSLWIAERADVTIEFGQPQLPEFPLPEGFATDTDYLRHLTYEGARKRWGQTLSPEVTERLDYELGVIDSMGFSAYFLITWDLIRFARDNDIRVGPGRGSAAGCAVAYTLWITDLDPIKYDLLFERFLNPSRVSMPDIDMDFDTRYRDNMIRYAADKYGRDNVAQIVTFSQIKARAAVRDAARVLGYPYAVGDKVAKAMPPLIMGRDTPLKYCFEEHPKYNDGYKAAGELRDMVSSDADIARVVEVAKGLEGLRRQDGIHAAAVVITNERLTEYLPIQRKPEAGKTIEEAPVVTQYEMHGVEDLGLLKMDFLGLRNLDVISDCLELIQETQGVELDIDAVDLDDGPTFDLLKQGNTIGVFQLESGPMRALIRSLAPDSFDDVAALVALYRPGPMAANMHNDYADRKNGRQDITFIHDDAREILGDTYGLMIYQESVMRMAQKFAGYSLAEADSLRKAMGKKIREAMEKEREKFVSGVVANGYEQSLATEMFDIIAQFADYAFNKSHSYGYGYVAYQIAYLKANYPVEYLSALLTSVKTKLESAAVYLNECRLMGIEVEVPDINRSESDFTPVPNLDWSTGADASVAPGHIVFGLSAIRNVGVGFVEKVLEERNANGPFASFVDFVERVDLEALNKRTIESLIKGGAFDSLGHPRKGLLQVHEQIIDLTVQRRKEHDMGVMSLFGELDDGPTFDERPPIPDIEFEKMPKLSHEKEMLGLYISDHPLLGFEQQVRRKADCSVGELADAEDGAIKKVGGVITNLQRKWTRKGDLMAVFELEDLEGSVEVMVFPRTMQEHGPKLEDDTIVLVRGRTENGDDLPKLFAQDIEVVEDLSDNQPVRVRLDSISEDESKIIDLKGILAAHPGDSPVELHLSDRRVIRLPDDYAVNNANGVVAELRVLLGPDSILV, encoded by the coding sequence ATGGGCGATTCGTTCACCCACCTCCACGTCCACACCGAGTACTCGATGTTGGACGGGGCGTCGCGTCTCGACGACGTGATCCACGCCGCGGCCGTCGACGGTCAACCGGCCCTGGGGATCACCGACCACGGCAACATGTACGGCGTTCTCGACTTCTATCGCGGCTGTCGTGATCAGGGGATCAAGCCGATCATCGGCACCGAGGTGTACCTCGCCCACGAATCACGTGACGAGCGCCCGAGTCGCCGGGGCAAGGCCGACGATTCCGGCGGCGACACCGGTGGAGGGAGGAAGCTCTACTACCACGCGATCCTCCTTGCCGAGAGCGACGTGGGCTACAAGAACCTCATCCAGCTCTCGTCGAAGGCGTTCCTGGAGGGCTACCACTACAAGCCACGGGCGGACTGGGACCTCCTGGAGCAGTACCACGAGGGCCTCATCATCACGTCGGGATGTCTCGGTGGTCACGTCCTCCAGTCGCTCATGCAGGGCCAGGAGCAGGTCGCGCTCGAGCAGGCGGCGCGCTTCCAGGACATCTTCGGACGCGACAACTTCTTCATCGAGATGCAGGACCACGGCATCCCCGAGCAGCGTCGGACCAATCCGATGCTGCTCGAGATCGCGAAGAAGATCGGTGCGCCGCTCCTCGCGACCAACGACAGCCACTACACCCACCAGCACGACGCGGAGGCCCACGACGCGCTGTTGTGCGTGCAGACCGGCTCGCTGCTGGCCGACACCGACCGGTTCAAGTTCCACGGCGACCAGCACTATCTGAAGACCGCGGGCGAGATGCGACGTCTGTTCGAGGAGGTGCCGTCGGCGTGCGACAACTCGCTGTGGATCGCGGAGCGAGCCGACGTCACCATCGAGTTCGGTCAGCCCCAGCTGCCGGAGTTCCCCCTGCCGGAGGGCTTCGCGACCGACACGGACTATCTCCGCCACCTCACCTACGAGGGGGCCCGCAAGCGGTGGGGGCAGACCCTGTCGCCCGAGGTCACCGAGCGGCTCGACTACGAGCTCGGCGTCATCGACAGCATGGGGTTCTCCGCCTACTTCTTGATCACCTGGGACCTGATCCGGTTCGCCCGGGACAACGACATCCGGGTGGGCCCGGGCCGTGGTTCGGCGGCGGGTTGTGCGGTGGCCTACACGCTCTGGATCACGGATCTCGACCCGATCAAGTACGACCTGCTGTTCGAGCGCTTCCTCAACCCGTCGCGGGTGTCGATGCCGGACATCGACATGGACTTCGACACCCGCTACCGGGACAACATGATCCGCTACGCGGCCGACAAGTACGGCCGCGACAATGTCGCCCAGATCGTCACCTTCTCCCAGATCAAGGCCCGTGCCGCGGTGCGCGACGCCGCCCGCGTGCTCGGCTACCCCTACGCCGTCGGCGACAAGGTCGCCAAGGCGATGCCGCCGTTGATCATGGGCCGCGACACGCCGCTGAAGTACTGCTTCGAGGAGCACCCGAAGTACAACGACGGCTACAAGGCCGCCGGTGAGCTGCGCGACATGGTGAGCTCCGACGCCGACATCGCCCGCGTGGTCGAGGTCGCGAAGGGGCTCGAGGGGCTTCGTCGCCAGGACGGCATCCACGCCGCGGCGGTGGTGATCACCAACGAGCGGCTGACGGAATACCTGCCGATCCAGCGCAAGCCGGAGGCGGGGAAGACCATCGAGGAAGCGCCCGTCGTCACCCAGTACGAGATGCACGGGGTCGAGGATCTCGGGCTGCTCAAGATGGACTTCCTCGGTCTGCGCAACCTCGATGTGATCTCCGACTGCCTCGAGCTCATCCAGGAGACGCAGGGCGTCGAGCTCGACATCGACGCCGTGGACCTCGACGACGGGCCGACGTTCGATCTGCTCAAGCAGGGCAACACGATCGGCGTGTTCCAGCTCGAGTCCGGTCCGATGCGGGCCCTCATCCGCTCGCTCGCGCCCGACTCTTTCGACGACGTCGCCGCGCTCGTCGCCCTCTATCGGCCCGGTCCGATGGCGGCGAACATGCACAACGACTACGCCGACCGCAAGAACGGTCGGCAGGACATCACCTTCATCCACGACGACGCCCGCGAGATCCTGGGTGACACCTACGGCCTGATGATCTATCAGGAGAGCGTCATGCGGATGGCGCAGAAGTTCGCGGGCTACTCGCTGGCCGAAGCGGACTCCCTGCGCAAGGCGATGGGCAAGAAGATCCGTGAGGCGATGGAGAAGGAGCGGGAGAAGTTCGTCTCCGGCGTCGTGGCCAACGGCTACGAGCAGAGCCTGGCGACGGAGATGTTCGACATCATCGCCCAGTTCGCCGATTACGCGTTCAACAAGTCGCACTCGTACGGCTATGGCTATGTCGCCTACCAGATCGCCTATCTCAAGGCGAACTATCCGGTCGAGTACCTGTCGGCCCTGCTCACGAGCGTCAAGACGAAGCTCGAATCGGCGGCCGTCTACCTGAACGAGTGCCGCCTGATGGGCATCGAGGTCGAGGTTCCCGACATCAATCGGTCCGAGTCCGACTTCACACCCGTGCCGAACCTGGACTGGTCGACCGGAGCCGACGCCTCCGTCGCGCCGGGCCACATCGTGTTCGGGCTCTCGGCCATCCGCAACGTCGGCGTGGGGTTCGTGGAGAAGGTGCTCGAGGAACGCAACGCCAACGGTCCGTTCGCGTCGTTCGTCGACTTCGTCGAACGGGTCGATCTGGAGGCGCTCAACAAGCGCACGATCGAGTCGCTGATCAAGGGTGGCGCGTTCGACTCCCTCGGACACCCCCGCAAGGGCCTGCTCCAGGTCCACGAGCAGATCATCGATCTCACCGTGCAGCGGCGGAAGGAACACGACATGGGGGTCATGTCGTTGTTCGGCGAACTCGACGACGGCCCGACGTTCGACGAGCGGCCGCCGATCCCCGACATCGAGTTCGAGAAGATGCCGAAGTTGAGCCACGAGAAGGAGATGCTCGGGCTCTACATCTCGGATCACCCGCTGCTCGGTTTCGAGCAACAGGTGCGACGCAAGGCGGATTGCTCGGTCGGCGAGCTGGCCGACGCGGAGGACGGCGCGATCAAGAAGGTGGGTGGCGTGATCACCAACCTCCAACGCAAGTGGACGCGCAAGGGCGACCTCATGGCCGTGTTCGAGCTCGAGGACCTCGAAGGGTCGGTGGAGGTGATGGTGTTCCCCCGCACGATGCAGGAACACGGGCCCAAGCTGGAGGACGACACGATCGTGCTCGTCCGCGGCCGCACCGAGAACGGCGACGACCTGCCGAAGCTGTTCGCCCAGGACATCGAGGTCGTCGAGGACCTGTCCGACAACCAACCGGTGCGGGTGAGGCTCGACTCCATCAGCGAGGACGAATCGAAGATCATCGACCTCAAGGGCATTCTCGCCGCCCACCCCGGCGACTCGCCGGTGGAGCTGCACCTCAGCGATCGACGGGTGATCCGGCTGCCCGACGACTATGCCGTCAACAACGCGAACGGCGTGGTCGCGGAGCTCCGCGTGCTGCTCGGGCCGGACTCCATCCTCGTCTGA
- a CDS encoding proteasome activator — MSDSTPPELLDNPEVLDATDDTDAEKDGVDETVDHPAKVMRIGTMMKQLLEEVRSATLDEASRDRLREIYATSVEELGGALSPDLQSELSRLALPFDRDATPSSAELQIAKAQLVGWLEGLVQGMQAMLFAQQMAAQQQLQTMRGQLPSGRADGVDPGEERPGTYL; from the coding sequence GTGTCCGACTCGACGCCCCCCGAACTCCTCGACAATCCCGAGGTGCTCGACGCAACCGACGACACCGACGCGGAGAAGGACGGCGTCGACGAGACCGTCGATCACCCGGCCAAGGTGATGCGGATCGGAACGATGATGAAACAGCTCCTCGAGGAGGTCCGCTCGGCGACCCTCGACGAGGCCAGCCGGGATCGGTTGCGCGAGATCTACGCCACCTCCGTCGAGGAGCTGGGTGGGGCCCTTTCCCCCGATCTCCAGAGCGAGTTGAGCCGGCTCGCCCTGCCGTTCGACCGCGACGCGACGCCGAGCAGCGCCGAACTGCAGATCGCCAAGGCGCAGCTCGTCGGCTGGCTGGAGGGGCTCGTGCAGGGGATGCAGGCGATGCTTTTCGCCCAGCAGATGGCGGCGCAGCAGCAACTCCAGACGATGCGGGGACAGCTGCCCTCGGGCCGAGCCGATGGTGTGGACCCGGGCGAGGAACGTCCGGGCACCTACCTCTGA
- a CDS encoding alkaline phosphatase family protein: protein MTTDELVLPAYGRGCVTELVPTILGADEPGEDAIVGPEIADAAAVVVLVLDGLGWNQLRERPAVAPTLAAMAGGPITTVAPSTTATALTSICTGAPPGVHGVVGYRIDVEGEVLNALRWTTPRGDARERIVPGRFQPEPAFLGQRPLVVTMAGFEGTGFTMAHLADVRHDGWHTLPGIAVNVRQAVAAGEPFVYAYYDGIDKTAHVYGFGEHYDAELAACDRMVADLMMSLPRGTALVITADHGIVDCTGRGVALDDTLARHIDRQSGEARFRWLHAVPGHARDLATAAEDCHGDTAWVRTVDQVVDDGWFGPEVTDAARGRLGDVAVVAKEQWYFLDSADAPRHELAGRHGSLTADEMYVPLLTFAS from the coding sequence ATGACCACCGACGAACTCGTGCTCCCGGCCTACGGCCGGGGCTGCGTCACCGAGCTCGTACCGACGATTCTCGGGGCGGACGAGCCGGGCGAGGATGCCATCGTCGGCCCGGAGATCGCAGACGCGGCGGCGGTCGTCGTCCTCGTGCTCGACGGTCTCGGGTGGAATCAGCTCCGGGAACGGCCTGCGGTGGCGCCCACGCTCGCGGCGATGGCCGGCGGTCCGATCACGACGGTGGCGCCCTCCACGACCGCCACGGCGCTCACCTCGATCTGTACCGGCGCCCCGCCGGGCGTCCACGGCGTGGTCGGCTACCGGATCGACGTGGAGGGCGAGGTGCTCAACGCCCTGCGGTGGACCACCCCGCGCGGCGACGCCCGGGAGCGGATCGTTCCGGGCCGGTTCCAGCCCGAACCGGCGTTCCTCGGCCAGCGGCCGCTGGTGGTGACCATGGCGGGCTTCGAGGGCACCGGCTTCACGATGGCGCATCTCGCCGACGTCCGCCACGACGGATGGCACACCCTCCCGGGAATCGCGGTGAACGTGCGCCAGGCCGTCGCCGCCGGTGAGCCGTTCGTCTATGCGTACTACGACGGCATCGACAAGACCGCGCACGTGTACGGGTTCGGCGAGCACTACGACGCCGAGCTCGCGGCCTGTGACCGGATGGTCGCGGACCTGATGATGTCGCTGCCCCGCGGCACCGCCCTCGTGATCACCGCCGATCACGGCATCGTCGACTGCACGGGTCGCGGCGTCGCGCTCGACGACACGCTCGCCCGCCACATCGACCGCCAGTCCGGTGAGGCGCGGTTCCGCTGGTTGCATGCGGTGCCCGGTCACGCGCGGGACCTGGCCACGGCCGCCGAGGACTGCCACGGAGACACCGCCTGGGTTCGCACCGTGGACCAGGTCGTCGACGACGGCTGGTTCGGCCCCGAGGTCACCGATGCGGCGCGGGGGAGGCTGGGCGATGTCGCCGTCGTGGCGAAGGAGCAGTGGTACTTCCTGGACTCCGCCGATGCCCCACGTCACGAATTGGCCGGCCGTCATGGTTCACTGACGGCCGACGAGATGTACGTTCCGCTGCTCACGTTCGCCAGCTGA
- a CDS encoding Rrf2 family transcriptional regulator gives MRVSTRGDYAARALLSLALHTEEAPTSVREIAERTGLPQPYLEQILLALKGAGLVRSKRGVGGGYVLAREPATIKLSEIVRAVDGPITAGDFGEPHTDGACDHEGQCVLLTIWGAAGTHMRAFLDSFTLADIAEMAGGRLAWPSLDED, from the coding sequence ATGCGCGTATCGACCCGAGGAGATTATGCAGCCCGAGCGCTGCTCTCCCTCGCACTCCACACCGAAGAGGCTCCCACCTCCGTGCGGGAGATCGCCGAGCGCACGGGCCTCCCCCAGCCCTACCTGGAGCAGATCCTGCTCGCGCTGAAGGGGGCCGGCCTCGTCCGGTCCAAGCGCGGGGTCGGCGGTGGCTATGTGCTCGCCCGCGAGCCGGCCACCATCAAGCTGTCCGAGATCGTCCGGGCCGTCGACGGTCCGATCACCGCCGGCGACTTCGGCGAACCCCACACCGATGGCGCCTGCGATCACGAGGGACAGTGCGTGCTGCTCACGATCTGGGGCGCGGCCGGCACCCACATGCGCGCCTTCCTCGACTCCTTCACCCTGGCCGACATCGCCGAGATGGCGGGCGGTCGACTCGCCTGGCCGTCGCTCGACGAGGACTGA
- a CDS encoding RluA family pseudouridine synthase, with amino-acid sequence MRPRLDETIPEALADERIDRVVAIICDLSRSVAAKLIDEGAVRLDQRRVTAAATRVAAGQHLAVELPEPVDPRPTPDADVAFAVRHEDEHVLVVEKPAGLVVHPGAGNEDGTLVNGLVARFPEIAGVGEPHRPGIVHRLDRGTSGLLVVARTEAAYTELVRQMSAHEPERIYVALVWGHPDNDAGVIDAPIGRSPRHPTRMAVSQQGRPAVTHYAVDRRFDLPRPTALLTCRLETGRTHQIRVHLRAIGHPVVGDRDYDGGRPGLDPGRPFLHARELRFAHPVTGEQISVVASLPAELEACLATCS; translated from the coding sequence ATGCGTCCGCGACTCGACGAGACGATTCCCGAGGCGTTGGCCGACGAGCGGATCGACCGCGTGGTCGCCATCATCTGCGACCTCAGCCGGTCCGTGGCGGCGAAACTCATCGACGAGGGCGCCGTCCGGCTGGACCAGCGGAGGGTGACCGCGGCGGCGACGCGCGTCGCTGCGGGGCAACACCTGGCCGTCGAGCTCCCGGAGCCGGTCGATCCGCGTCCGACGCCCGATGCCGACGTGGCGTTCGCCGTCCGCCACGAGGACGAGCACGTGCTCGTCGTGGAGAAGCCGGCCGGACTCGTCGTCCACCCCGGGGCCGGCAACGAGGACGGCACCCTGGTGAACGGCCTCGTCGCTCGGTTTCCCGAGATCGCGGGGGTCGGCGAGCCCCATCGGCCCGGCATCGTGCACCGCCTGGACCGGGGTACGTCCGGCCTCCTCGTCGTCGCCCGGACCGAGGCGGCCTACACGGAGCTCGTGCGCCAGATGTCGGCCCATGAGCCCGAACGCATCTATGTCGCGCTCGTGTGGGGTCACCCGGACAACGATGCCGGCGTGATCGACGCACCGATCGGGCGCTCGCCCCGCCACCCGACGCGTATGGCCGTGAGCCAGCAGGGGCGCCCGGCCGTCACCCACTATGCCGTCGACCGTCGGTTCGATCTTCCCCGCCCGACCGCCTTGCTGACCTGCCGACTCGAGACCGGACGAACCCACCAGATCCGCGTGCACCTGCGCGCCATCGGCCACCCGGTCGTCGGCGACCGCGACTATGACGGTGGTCGACCCGGGCTCGATCCCGGACGACCGTTCCTGCACGCCCGCGAGCTGCGCTTCGCCCATCCGGTGACCGGCGAGCAGATCAGTGTGGTCGCGTCGCTCCCGGCCGAGCTCGAGGCCTGTCTCGCGACGTGCTCGTAG
- a CDS encoding DivIVA domain-containing protein: protein MDELSPLFQEIEFHERLRGYDPDEVDAYVDRVARAAAVLRGRLIELQERVDAAESRSHGGPSIGGTEAEETLTRTLVLAQRTADAAIAEAREEADRMTADAATSAQAIVSAAEADAQVTLREAQAEAAATIRDAEDRASLTLAEAETDRRTILAEAEVTALEAASGERDRLAAEVAELQDYRAFLADDIEILERHLADERHQLTASLSALTDLLESPDAFRSSRPPETSGVEVDADRLEAIGATFPEIADPEIADSEVAAVPVEAAAVPVEEPEPVTEEPDEPVEAEVAEPVAEAPVEAEIVEPIEEEDEVVFTDVTAAADTEDEPATIDLVDPEPDEPALVEEPLLESIDLDAPDDDGGAGSWDDEPAWADEPVAYAGRLESRLEAPEASPPRFVTAADLDSVNTGSTLAFDDGGPATAPVPSVGDLIDAAPIAEEASLFAETPESTEEDPFLAQLRDAMEGEVVAVTDDDALTAFFDQEDDDGGRSWFGRRR from the coding sequence ATGGACGAACTCTCACCCTTGTTCCAGGAGATCGAGTTCCACGAGCGACTTCGCGGATACGACCCCGATGAGGTCGACGCCTACGTCGACCGGGTCGCCCGCGCGGCGGCGGTGCTGCGCGGACGACTCATCGAACTGCAGGAGCGCGTGGACGCGGCGGAGTCGCGCTCCCACGGCGGCCCGTCGATCGGGGGCACCGAGGCCGAGGAGACCCTGACCCGCACGCTCGTGCTCGCCCAACGCACCGCCGACGCGGCGATCGCGGAGGCTCGTGAGGAAGCCGACCGCATGACCGCGGACGCCGCCACCAGCGCCCAGGCGATCGTCAGCGCAGCCGAAGCGGACGCCCAGGTCACCCTGCGCGAGGCGCAAGCCGAAGCCGCGGCGACGATCCGCGACGCCGAGGACCGAGCCAGCCTGACCCTCGCCGAAGCCGAGACGGATCGCCGAACCATCCTGGCCGAGGCCGAGGTCACCGCCCTCGAGGCCGCATCCGGGGAGCGCGACCGTCTCGCCGCCGAGGTCGCCGAGCTGCAGGACTACCGCGCCTTCCTCGCCGACGACATCGAGATCCTCGAACGCCATCTGGCCGACGAACGCCATCAGCTCACGGCGTCGTTGTCCGCCCTGACCGACCTGCTGGAGTCGCCCGACGCCTTCCGCTCGTCGCGCCCGCCCGAAACGAGTGGCGTCGAGGTCGACGCCGACCGGCTCGAGGCCATCGGCGCCACCTTCCCCGAGATCGCCGACCCCGAGATCGCCGACTCCGAGGTGGCCGCCGTCCCGGTCGAGGCGGCTGCAGTCCCGGTCGAGGAACCGGAGCCGGTCACCGAAGAGCCGGACGAGCCCGTCGAGGCCGAGGTCGCGGAGCCGGTCGCCGAAGCGCCGGTCGAGGCCGAGATCGTCGAGCCGATCGAGGAGGAGGACGAGGTCGTGTTCACCGATGTGACCGCGGCCGCGGACACCGAGGACGAGCCGGCCACGATCGACCTCGTCGACCCCGAGCCCGACGAGCCGGCGCTCGTCGAAGAACCGCTCCTGGAGTCGATCGACCTGGACGCGCCCGATGACGACGGTGGGGCGGGAAGCTGGGACGACGAACCGGCATGGGCCGACGAGCCGGTCGCCTATGCGGGCCGACTCGAGTCCCGCCTCGAGGCGCCGGAGGCGAGCCCGCCCCGTTTCGTCACGGCGGCCGACCTGGACTCGGTGAACACCGGTTCCACCCTCGCATTCGACGACGGAGGCCCGGCAACGGCTCCCGTGCCCTCGGTGGGTGATCTGATCGACGCGGCGCCGATCGCCGAGGAGGCGTCGCTGTTCGCCGAGACCCCTGAATCGACCGAGGAGGATCCCTTCCTCGCCCAGTTGCGCGATGCCATGGAGGGTGAGGTCGTTGCGGTCACCGACGACGATGCGCTGACGGCGTTCTTCGACCAGGAAGACGACGACGGCGGGCGTTCCTGGTTCGGACGCCGCCGCTGA
- a CDS encoding YggT family protein: MGIVCTLIILYMVVLVARAVLTWFPIDPDGGMAAVAGFLFMVTDPVLAPLRRTLPPLRIGSVALDLSFIVVIIGLQILLSIIC, translated from the coding sequence ATGGGCATCGTCTGCACCCTGATCATCCTCTACATGGTCGTGCTCGTCGCGCGTGCGGTGCTCACCTGGTTCCCCATCGATCCCGACGGCGGGATGGCGGCGGTCGCCGGTTTCCTGTTCATGGTGACCGACCCGGTTCTGGCCCCGCTGCGACGCACGTTGCCGCCGTTGCGGATCGGTTCGGTGGCGCTCGACCTGTCGTTCATCGTCGTGATCATCGGGCTCCAGATCCTGCTCAGCATCATCTGCTGA
- the sepF gene encoding cell division protein SepF produces the protein MSMFKKALIYLGLGPDEEYEQYDEFAPAGGPAAEEQRPVVRAVSEPPARPGSSTVRAIPATPSVNTVRVVPADGGSGADAAPAVTPKPAPATPARASANETPSAIRIVDTAPSKPHAVTPTSFNEAQGIGDRFKSGQPVIVNLQGVERDLRRRLVDFASGLCYALGGKMDRVADQVYLLSPADVEVSSDEARRVLD, from the coding sequence ATGAGCATGTTCAAGAAGGCGCTGATCTATCTCGGGCTCGGCCCCGACGAGGAATACGAGCAGTACGACGAATTCGCGCCCGCCGGCGGCCCGGCGGCGGAGGAGCAACGTCCGGTCGTGCGCGCGGTGAGCGAGCCCCCGGCCCGGCCGGGGAGTTCGACGGTGCGCGCCATCCCCGCGACCCCCTCGGTCAACACCGTGCGGGTCGTCCCCGCCGACGGCGGCAGCGGTGCGGACGCGGCGCCCGCGGTCACCCCGAAGCCCGCGCCGGCGACACCCGCACGGGCCTCGGCCAACGAGACCCCGTCCGCCATCCGCATCGTCGACACCGCGCCGAGCAAGCCCCACGCCGTGACGCCCACGTCGTTCAACGAGGCGCAGGGGATCGGCGACCGGTTCAAGTCGGGCCAACCCGTGATCGTCAACCTCCAGGGGGTCGAGCGCGACCTGCGGCGGCGCCTCGTCGATTTCGCCAGCGGCCTCTGTTATGCGCTCGGCGGCAAGATGGACCGTGTGGCGGATCAGGTGTACCTGCTCAGCCCGGCCGACGTCGAGGTGTCCTCTGACGAGGCCCGGCGCGTCCTCGACTGA
- a CDS encoding YggS family pyridoxal phosphate enzyme, which yields MIEPAAVAARLAELRERFGPRADAITVVAVTKAFGRDAVEAAVAAGVADVGESYAQECVAKLDGPDTGANVHFIGNLQRNKVRRLAPVVDVWQSIDRPSLVDELAKRAPGARVMVQVDISGEPQKGGCAPETTGELVARAVDNGLDVVGLMGVGPIGPPEDARPGFARLRSLVDSLGLAECSMGMSADIDVAVEEGTTMVRVGTGLFGPRPLRR from the coding sequence GTGATCGAGCCCGCCGCGGTCGCCGCCCGACTCGCCGAGCTGCGCGAGCGATTCGGTCCGCGCGCCGACGCCATCACCGTCGTCGCCGTCACCAAGGCGTTCGGACGCGACGCGGTGGAAGCGGCGGTCGCCGCCGGTGTGGCCGACGTCGGGGAGAGCTACGCCCAGGAGTGCGTGGCGAAACTCGACGGGCCCGACACCGGCGCCAACGTGCACTTCATCGGCAACCTCCAGCGCAACAAGGTGCGGCGGCTCGCGCCGGTGGTCGACGTCTGGCAGAGCATCGATCGGCCCAGCCTCGTCGACGAGCTGGCGAAGCGGGCCCCGGGGGCGCGCGTCATGGTGCAGGTCGACATCTCCGGCGAGCCGCAGAAGGGCGGTTGCGCACCGGAGACGACCGGCGAGCTCGTCGCCCGGGCCGTCGACAACGGCCTCGACGTGGTGGGGCTGATGGGCGTCGGCCCGATCGGCCCGCCGGAGGACGCGCGGCCCGGATTCGCGCGCCTGCGGTCGCTCGTCGACTCGCTCGGACTCGCCGAGTGTTCGATGGGGATGAGTGCGGACATCGACGTGGCCGTCGAGGAGGGGACGACGATGGTCCGGGTCGGCACGGGCCTGTTCGGTCCACGGCCGCTGCGCCGGTGA
- a CDS encoding laccase domain-containing protein yields MFERLLPAGPAHHARVRVSTRAEGDFHVDLDAAELAARRQGFMAGPWTWLRQVHGCDVVAVDVAGAGAGSAADASVTDQPGAVLAVQTADCAPVVLVAEGAVAVAHAGWRGIVAGVIPNTVDALRARSHGPVRAVLGPVVRPHAYEFGEDDLATVAALVGPEVRARTATGRPALDVAAAVAASLGAAGVEDLLDLGLDTADDDWFSHRVRGDAGRQVTTVTLEQIP; encoded by the coding sequence GTGTTCGAGCGGCTCCTCCCTGCGGGGCCGGCCCATCACGCGCGGGTGCGGGTCTCGACGCGCGCCGAGGGCGACTTCCACGTCGATCTCGACGCGGCCGAGCTCGCGGCCCGCCGCCAGGGCTTCATGGCCGGACCGTGGACGTGGCTCCGCCAGGTGCACGGCTGCGACGTGGTCGCGGTCGATGTCGCCGGTGCGGGCGCCGGCTCTGCCGCCGACGCGAGCGTGACCGACCAACCGGGCGCAGTGCTCGCCGTGCAGACCGCCGACTGTGCGCCGGTGGTTCTCGTCGCCGAGGGTGCGGTGGCGGTGGCCCACGCCGGCTGGCGGGGAATCGTCGCGGGCGTGATCCCGAACACCGTGGATGCGCTCCGAGCCCGCTCCCACGGTCCAGTCCGGGCCGTGCTGGGGCCGGTGGTGCGGCCCCACGCCTACGAGTTCGGCGAGGACGACCTCGCAACGGTCGCCGCCCTCGTCGGGCCGGAGGTCCGGGCCCGTACCGCAACCGGCCGTCCCGCGCTCGATGTCGCCGCCGCGGTCGCCGCATCATTGGGCGCCGCCGGTGTGGAGGATCTGCTCGATCTCGGTCTCGACACCGCGGACGATGACTGGTTCTCCCATCGCGTCCGCGGTGACGCCGGACGACAGGTCACCACCGTGACCCTGGAGCAGATCCCGTGA